The DNA segment GGGCATGAACCAGCATTCCGCGAATGTCAATAGTCTCTACCACTTGAATTCTCCGCAGCCCTGCGTCGCGAACCAATGCGCGTCTTTTAACCATTGTGGAATAGCGCCAAAGTGCTGAAACCAAAAATTATCACGATGGCGTAACGAAACTTTTTTAGAAATAATTTGTTCAAGTGAAAACATCATCAATTTCCTTGTTGAGGGCATAAAAAACGAGACGTGATGAGCCTATTTAATCGGGATTAAAATGTTAATGAAGGCAAATCAGGATGAGGTAGAATCAATCACTTATCTCGATACTTAGGGTTTAAAAAGGGCTTATATACTTTTATTCACCACACTGCCTAAGATAACAGCACAAGTGAAGACCGCACCTAAGCGCGCGGTTTAGATTGGGTTACGTTAGCAAGTATACGTGATTCTGAAAATGCCATATTTAGTTATAGCTCAGCTGAAGATGAAGCTGCTGGGGTCACAATGTGGGGGATGTTATCTGAGTGGTTTGAAAAGGTCGGTTACCAAAAAGTTTTTGATAACATAAGTTTATCCTCCTCTAGTTTTAAAGATATTCTTGATTTAAATGAATATTAGAGAAAAGGATATCTGGTCGTTTCGTTAATATCTGCTGGTATGCTAACTGGTTTACCAAACCAAGACACGTCGAGTAAAAATCATTGGGTCGTCTGGAACGGAACTCTTGCTGGAGCAGATGATTCGATTCTTACTAATGAAACTAATTTAGATACTGTGGTGAATTTAAATTGTTTTTCTTGGGGTGAAGTTAAGGCTTGGGTTAAGAAAGAAAAATCACTGAATTATGTATTAAACCATATATTTGGTGCACTTGTTTTCAAGCGAATATTGTAAAATGAAGATTATAATTTTATTTTTTGCATCACTAATATTGATGGGTTGCGGCAACCCGACTCCAAAAGTAACGCCTGATCAGTTACCAGTAGGAACCTCCGGCATTGCGTATAATGCGACAATTAATATATCCGGAGGATATATTAGCCCCAAAGGTATTTCTGTCAAAATAATACCTCAAGACTCTGGATTGACATGGAGTCCGAAGATTTCATATCTAACATTTCAAGGTAAAACCCAAAAAGATGAGGACTTCCATGAGATTAGTATCACTGGAATACCATTATTAAAGGGAATTATTCAGATTAAAATTGATGGATATACATCTGGCACTATGTACGCAGGCAAGGAGTTTCATAAAATTTATGAAATAGAAATTGACTAAACTAATAAAATTTACTGAAATTTAAATTAACCTATCGATATGATTAATAAGTGTTTATTGATTTATGTCTTTCTCATGTTTGTTTGAAAAAAGAGCTTAAGGTGAAAATTATAATTTTTTGTTTCTTTTTTATATTATCTTCGCTTAATCAATCATTATTACTTGCAAGTTACGGCCTAAAGTCAATATAAAACGTATTTTTATTGCTGATCTTCTTATTTTCTGGCGGTGAAGGAAACTTTGTTTCTTTAATAATTTCAATGCCTATATCACAAAGTGATTTATCATTTTTCGTGTTTCTTTCATCTGGAACAGCTGAAATTAATCTTCCATCATCAGATAATGTCACCTTTATTAAGCATTCTTTGCCTTTATAATTCTCTTTTTCGTAGAAACTTGAGCTGATCGATTTTTTTATTTGTTCTACAAAGTTTATTACAGAATTATTATCGATAGGCGCTGCACTTAAATATCCAGAGAGAAGAAAACTGAAAAGAAATATATATTTCTTCATGTTAATTGATTTCCTTGTAAGTTATCATGATATTAATATGTGATAAATCAGTACTTTTATTATTTTTATTAAGTCGATATTAGGTTTAAAAATTATACCTTATTAATAATCAACTTACAGTGTGACTTATAAAAAAACGCTATTAAAATTAATTTAATAGCGTTATTGGTTTGTGGAGTGATCTTTTTATTTAACTTACGCTATTAAATCTAATTAAACTCAAGCACAAAATTTGCTGAGCCATTAACTTTACCTGGTTTTATTTCCTCACCATAACGGAAATATTCAGCTTTTAACGGCACACTTGTTGAGCCACTGGTTAAATCGGCCAGTTTAACAAATTGGTTATTCACTAAACGTGTATTATTGCTTAATGGCGATGTGACAACGAAGCCAATACCTTCTGCATTATCTCGGCCACCTTCATTATCTGCTTTAATAACCGATTCTTGACCTTCATAGCTTGCGGTATTATTTGCCATCAGCTTTATTTTGGAGGAAACATTGCCAGTACAATTAATTTTTAGATGATCTTCAGCGTAGGCTTGTTCAGTTGGAAAACCCATTTTAGGAAATGCAGATGTTGATATTCTAGGAAGATTCATAACAAGGTTCGTATTTTCAGTGCTACATGATGTTGGCGCACTAATAATATTAACAGAAAGGCGATAACTAAAACCTACCGCTGTTGTACCACCACCAGAATTAAAGCGATTAATTAACACAGAGCCAATATATTGGGTAGTGAAACGTTGTGACTTAGGATTATCTTTAGTGGAATAGACAATAACCGTCGCATCTCTTGAATAAAGTTTACTATCATTAACAGGGATCTCTTGCCCCGGCTGACTTCTAAAAGAGTGTTGTGTTTTATTGTCAATTAACACATAAGCATAATCATCTAAACCAACAATAGGGGC comes from the Proteus appendicitidis genome and includes:
- a CDS encoding cell envelope integrity TolA C-terminal domain-containing protein, which produces MKKYIFLFSFLLSGYLSAAPIDNNSVINFVEQIKKSISSSFYEKENYKGKECLIKVTLSDDGRLISAVPDERNTKNDKSLCDIGIEIIKETKFPSPPENKKISNKNTFYIDFRP
- a CDS encoding fimbrial protein, producing MTNCKKKTNNLLFLTFILGLSSTPFYSYAAPNCVNNGGIKHGTMDAKAGTIELTGSIKKNQEIGRFTFVRDGSDVSVADCPDGAEVYAYATYSEASGVIPTYYMDIDGRPAYYVVRNAPIVGLDDYAYVLIDNKTQHSFRSQPGQEIPVNDSKLYSRDATVIVYSTKDNPKSQRFTTQYIGSVLINRFNSGGGTTAVGFSYRLSVNIISAPTSCSTENTNLVMNLPRISTSAFPKMGFPTEQAYAEDHLKINCTGNVSSKIKLMANNTASYEGQESVIKADNEGGRDNAEGIGFVVTSPLSNNTRLVNNQFVKLADLTSGSTSVPLKAEYFRYGEEIKPGKVNGSANFVLEFN